The following DNA comes from Salvia splendens isolate huo1 chromosome 17, SspV2, whole genome shotgun sequence.
GTGCTGTTTGCATTCTTCAGGCCAAGGACGGATCTTGCAAACTCAATGACAGCAGTTTGCATTCCTAGGCATATTCCGAGATACGGGACTAGGTTTTCGCGGGCATACTTGGCAGCCAGGATTTTTCCCTCAACTCCTCTGTCTCCAAAGCCTCCGGGAACTAGAATGGCGTCCGCCCCCTATAAAGCAATAAATTTGTCGATGAGCTGACGAAGAAGTACAAGTTGCTCGGTTTATTAAGTATAGACAAGGCGGACCTTTAACAATTTCCACGCTTTTTTGTAAGAATCCGGGTTCTGCAAGTTGACATGGCCAAGCTGTGAGATAAAAGATCAAGAGACTGGAAAATAGCAGAAGCAAAACGAAGTTAACCTCTTGTAGAGTTGCATCTTCAAGATCGCAAGCTGGGACCCAATCGACGCATAGTTTCCTATGGAATGCAACGGAAGCGTGCAAAAGAGCCTGCAAACAGTTGGCAGTGTAAGCATTAGCGAATTCCAATCTCACTAACAGATAACATCGTGTGAAGTTGACATCGTCTATGTATGATGCACGCAGCTATGACGATGCTTCTGCAATCTTCAAAGCTCATTTCACATGGCGTAAATACGAGAGACTAGACAAGGGAATGATCGTACCTTCAGCACAGAAAGATAAGAATCTGAAAGTACGGTGTATTTTCCTACCAGAGCGATTCTGACCTGTGAAAAAAAAGTGTGGTATTCAAAACCCGGAAGGCCACTCGATCACTTAAAATCGAAATTTGAATAATGACGAGAACGTACAGTATCGGTTAACCTATCAGAGAGATCTGCCCTGGCTGTCCAATCCACAAGAGCTGGTACCCTATTCTCACTGGACAAAGTATACAAAGAATTAAGACCGAAAACAGGAAAAAACTCGGAAAATTTCCTAGCAACAAAAAATCATAAATGAAGAACACTAGGGTAGCTAGACGAACCAGTTGAGGTTCAAGACTTTCAGAATTGCCTCATGAGCCTTCTGATcctgaaatataaaaataatagaacCTACGTTAATAGACTATATAATTCGAAGCAGACGTCATGTGAAGGTGCAACGATACATACTCTCAAAAGTAAAGGTACACGCCAGATGTTGGAAACATCGTAGAGGGTGATGATGTTATCTCTCTGGAAAGGAAGAAACACATTGGTATTTAGCTTATATTTCGATTTGATCTAGCATGTAAGCTGCACGAACATGAATATTACAATGGTTACGGTACCTGGACATGGCAAAAACTAGAGAGCTTCTCCTTGATGGTTTCATCAAGTTCCTACAAAACAAGGCAAATTTTTAATGGAAGATACAGAAGGAGGTAGAAATTTGTGTTTCCCCCATAGAAGGGAGGGATAGGGAGAGGGAAGGAGAGAATACCGTTGTGCTGCGACATGCGAGAATATCTGGAGATAGACCCAAGCTTCGTAATCCTCTAACACTGTGTTGAGTTGGCTTTGTTTTCTGCTCAATGTGACATCCCCATGTTATACAAagaaatttaattatgaaaaagACATTAAAGGAAATCCCTAGCAAACAAACGGATACCTGCTCGCCAACGACACTTAGAACCGGCACCAAGCTGACATGTATCAAGCAAAAATTTCCATGGCCTGGAAAGGTAGCAATAGCATTGATGATTTTGTGCTACATATATACTTTCATGAGCAAGAAACTTAAAACATAAATCTCATTTCTTACCCACACGATGCGAAAACTGCCCAAGAGCCTCGATGAATGGCATTGATTCAATATCCCCTGCAGCAAGAACTTTGTTGAGAGAAAACAAACTCCATGAAAAAACCAGCTACCAAACCAATTTAAATGAGAAGTTACCAATGGTTCCACCCAATTCGATAACACAAACATCAGCCGGGCCATCTTTGCCGTCCACTGGAATAGCAGCTGCTCGCTCAATCCACTCTTGAATGGCGTCGGTTATGTGAGGCACGACCTGAAAAAAAAGTGATCTTGAATGTGAAAATTGACACTCCAAAAGTTACCATAATGAAGAAAGCTGCACGAACCCAAACAACGCACCTGAACCGTTTTCCCAAGATAGTCCCCCCTTCTCTCCTTGTCAATAACAGCCTATAAATCCACAAACCAGAGCAAAACATCAAGTCAATTATTCGgtaacaaacttgaaaagtaaACGAAAAACCGAGAAATCAGTCTAAACACTTGCCTGGTAAATTTTTCCGGTAGTTATATTATTGTCTTTAGTCAGTTTTAAATCCAGAAACCGCTCATAATTTCCAAGGTCCAAGTCCACCTTCACAAAAAATCTCAAGTCATTTTCAACAGAAACACACCTCTCTCCTTCCAACCAAAGCAAAATTTAAAAGACAATGTTCACCAAAAAAGCAATTGACTTTCAACAGCCAAACAAAAAAGCATAAAATAtaacaattaaacaaataaaaatgaaacaataGTGAATTCTAACCTCTCCACCGTCGTCTAACACATACACTTCACCGTGCTCAATAGGAGACATGGTCCCAGCATCGCTGTTGAGATAAGGATCTGAGCAAAGAGggaaaaaggagaaaacaatGAGAAAAGAAGCAAACATAGCACACCTCAAGGAGAGACGATATAACCAAGGCATAGTTAATACTAAATCTTAACACAAAAGGCTAGTAATGGCTCTGCTATTAGCagtaaaatacacacacacacacacataaaacacacatatatacatatgtatGCATTGCATCGATGAAAAGAGGGAAAATGAGAAAAGGGGAGGAAGAAAGAACCGATTTTTATGGAAGGAAAGACGATATAACCAAGGCATAGTTAATAAATCTTCACACACCAAATCATTGAGAAGCAAGAAACATAGAAAAACTGTGGCAAAAGGCTTCCAACAATGGCTCTGCCTCTGCTATTAGCACTAAAACACATAAGTACGCATTGCATCGATGAAAATGAGGAAAAGGGAGGAAGAAAGAACCGATTTTTATGGAAGTGACGCGAAGGCCGCAGGCTTTGAGGATGAGGCCGATGCTGCTAGCGGTGACGCCTTTGCCGAGGCCGCTGACGACTCCTCCGGTGACTAACACATACTTCATTTCTCCTCAAAATGAGacgagagagggagagaggggaAAAGGGTTATCTACACACAGTGATAtacaaaagagagagagagtattgGGGGTTTGGCGAAGGAGGCAATGGCGGCTATATAAAGAAGGCccaatgtaaagaaaaattaaattaaatgaaatcaGGTTACACTTTTTAGTTtttcccccctctctctctctaggttGAGACCACTACCCACCAAACCAATCAGGTTACACTTTTTAGTTtttcccccctctctctctctaggttGAGACCACTACCCACCAAACCAACCTACCAAGCTCAGCAACGCAAAGCATTCTTGTGAATCTTCGTCATCATTTAGCAAACACCCAAAACCTCGGCGCCAACGATGTGTCCTAATCACGCTAGATTTTGCGTGTTgtgtaaatttaattaatggtgtttaaatatgaatattttatttttttagaaaaaaaagggTGGAGAGTGGAGTAGAGCGCGTCAGTCTGCAGATGCTCTGCCTTTCGATTTCACcaataaagattcaattttgaCTCATCAACTCACCGCCTCACGCAGAAATGTTATTGCTAGTTTTGTTCGTTATTTCAGTTCGTTGCCCTGAAAAGGGGGGAAAGTGGTTCACTCCCATTTCACTAGGGATTGCAAATTGTGTGAATCGTTATCTTGTCAATACGATAACATGAGCATTCAATAAACTCAATTCAATAGAGTTTTGgcctaaaaaaaattatcaaaaattttaatttgatttacaCAATTCAAAATCTAGTACtccatatataataaaaatttaatgttatactccctccgtcccgagctactcgctcatttccttttcggcacggagattaaggaatgagtgtataggaaagtcaaaaatgacggctataggtaaaaatttttactaaaaatggaaagagtgcaagtaactttggacgcccaaaaaggaaatacgtgcgagtagtgcgggacggagggagtactaaagtAGAGAACGACTCCATTCAATTAAGTCTGACCTATAATAAGTTATTAAAAATTTGGATTTGATTTACATAATTCAATCTAGTAATATATGATTAACATTTGATCTTATACTACCGCAAAGAACGACTCAATTCAATAAAATCTGATCTAAAATAACTTATTAAAACTTTTGATTTGATTTACATAATTCAATCAAGTAATATatgattaaaatttgatattatacTAAAGTAGAGAAGACTCAATTCAATACAATCTGATCTTAAATAGCTTATTAAAACTTTTGATTGATTTACATAATTCAAAATCGAGTAATATatgattaaaatttgatattatacTATAGTAGAGAATGACTCAATTCAATAAAATCTGacctaaaataatttaataaaatatttgatttgatttacaTAATTCAAAATCCAATAATATATGtttaaaatatgatattataCTAAAGTATAGCGATTGTGTGGTTGATGGCATTTAAAGTTATTGAATAAGTTCAtaagtagtagtattatgtAAAGTTATGCATTTTAGTATCGTTATATAAAGTTAGAATTGATTTTTATTAAGTTGGTTGATCATAAGATTATTGCTTGAAACAAAATCACATCTCTTTACATCtcatttttaacaaaaataattattacaTTACGTTGTACTCATTCCCACAGGTATGGTAACtaaatactcctaatttaaATTGGTTGATTTTGTAGACAATTACAATTATCTTTCATGTTTGTATGGAAATTAAAAGATTATTGTACTAATATAGATGCAAATGACAAATATAATTGGGTAGtactaaaaaataatagtacaataaTATATATCAAAGCATGATATAAACTTTGTCCAAGATCTCCTCATTTATTTAGAACAAGTGAATAACAATGACAAATTGTAGAATGATTAAGCATAGCCTAtaaatacacaaataaatagtaAATGGTTTGTATATTTAGGGTTTGATTTCAATTTCCAAGTATTGCCTTTTtccttgtttataaaacactcCTCCCTTTTTATTTTCTAGAACTTCCGCCTCTTTCATTCTCTTTTTcgtttttctactttatttgaATTTGATTTCTTTTGCAAAATTGGCAAAATTGAGTCAATATTTAATGCAAGAATAAAAttattacttaaaaaaatgtaaaacgtatataattaaaatttgcacGACACAATTAGTCTTGTATTTGACACTAAGCTATATAGTACGTAGTAGTATATGTTAAAGTCAACAAAAGGATATAAAATGGATATAAAGTTTAGAAATTTAGGCATAAGTAGTTCCATC
Coding sequences within:
- the LOC121775536 gene encoding CTP synthase-like isoform X1 is translated as MKYVLVTGGVVSGLGKGVTASSIGLILKACGLRVTSIKIDPYLNSDAGTMSPIEHGEVYVLDDGGEVDLDLGNYERFLDLKLTKDNNITTGKIYQAVIDKERRGDYLGKTVQVVPHITDAIQEWIERAAAIPVDGKDGPADVCVIELGGTIGDIESMPFIEALGQFSHRVGHGNFCLIHVSLVPVLSVVGEQKTKPTQHSVRGLRSLGLSPDILACRSTTELDETIKEKLSSFCHVQRDNIITLYDVSNIWRVPLLLRDQKAHEAILKVLNLNCENRVPALVDWTARADLSDRLTDTVRIALVGKYTVLSDSYLSVLKALLHASVAFHRKLCVDWVPACDLEDATLQENPDSYKKAWKLLKGADAILVPGGFGDRGVEGKILAAKYARENLVPYLGICLGMQTAVIEFARSVLGLKNANSTEFDPNTKNPCVIFMPEGSKTHMGGTMRLGSRRTYFQCTSSKSTKLYGNVSFVDERHRHRYEVNPDMVPQLEDAGLSFTGKDESGCRMEIVELHSHPYFIAVQFHPEFKSRPGKPSPLFSGLVAAACGQLDALLKKGSSRTCRLSSNGSSPIKPHFYENATTLTNGALVDGIYCNGNGLHA
- the LOC121775536 gene encoding CTP synthase 1-like isoform X2, with translation MSPIEHGEVYVLDDGGEVDLDLGNYERFLDLKLTKDNNITTGKIYQAVIDKERRGDYLGKTVQVVPHITDAIQEWIERAAAIPVDGKDGPADVCVIELGGTIGDIESMPFIEALGQFSHRVGHGNFCLIHVSLVPVLSVVGEQKTKPTQHSVRGLRSLGLSPDILACRSTTELDETIKEKLSSFCHVQRDNIITLYDVSNIWRVPLLLRDQKAHEAILKVLNLNCENRVPALVDWTARADLSDRLTDTVRIALVGKYTVLSDSYLSVLKALLHASVAFHRKLCVDWVPACDLEDATLQENPDSYKKAWKLLKGADAILVPGGFGDRGVEGKILAAKYARENLVPYLGICLGMQTAVIEFARSVLGLKNANSTEFDPNTKNPCVIFMPEGSKTHMGGTMRLGSRRTYFQCTSSKSTKLYGNVSFVDERHRHRYEVNPDMVPQLEDAGLSFTGKDESGCRMEIVELHSHPYFIAVQFHPEFKSRPGKPSPLFSGLVAAACGQLDALLKKGSSRTCRLSSNGSSPIKPHFYENATTLTNGALVDGIYCNGNGLHA